Proteins encoded in a region of the Takifugu flavidus isolate HTHZ2018 chromosome 8, ASM371156v2, whole genome shotgun sequence genome:
- the c1ql4a gene encoding LOW QUALITY PROTEIN: complement C1q-like protein 4 (The sequence of the model RefSeq protein was modified relative to this genomic sequence to represent the inferred CDS: inserted 1 base in 1 codon), producing the protein MVLILLVAIPLLVHTTKGRKAGTAGSHFEMLGSCKMVCGPYTTSQPGQELTAASPPPQDYSGKKIKSGLRGPPGIPGPPGVRGPPGEPGKPGPQGXPGPGPGGYSPSLYIPKIAFYAGLRKQHEGSEILKFDDVVTNVGNYYEPSTGKFTCPLPGIYFFTYHVLMRGGDGTSMWADLKKNGLVRASAIAQDADQNYDYASNSVILHLDVGDEVCVQLDGGKVHGGNTNKYSTFSGFLIYPD; encoded by the exons ATGGTTTTAATATTGCTGGTGGCCATTCCGCTGCTGGTCCACACGACCAAAGGAAGGAAAGCTGGGACGGCGGGGAGCCATTTTGAAATGTTGGGAAGCTGCAAGATGGTATGCGGCCCCTACACCACATCTCAGCCTGGCCAGGAGTTAACAGCTGCATCTCCACCTCCCCAGGATTACTctgggaagaaaataaaatctgggCTTCGTGGGCCACCGGGGATACCCGGCCCGCCGGGAGTAAGAGGTCCACCCGGAGAGCCAGGAAAGCCAGGGCCGCAAG CCCCGGGTCCAGGCCCTGGTGGCTACTCGCCTTCACTCTACATTCCCAAAATTGCCTTTTATGCTGGGCTACGCAAGCAGCACGAGGGGAGCGAAATACTGAAATTTGATGACGTTGTGACCAATGTCGGCAACTACTATGAGCCCAGCACCGGCAAGTTCACCTGTCCTCTGCCAGGCATCTACTTCTTCACCTACCATGTTCTTATGAGAGGTGGTGATGGGACCAGCATGTGGGCAGACCTGAAGAAGAATGGACTG GTAAGAGCCAGCGCCATTGCTCAGGATGCTGATCAGAATTACGACTATGCCTCCAACAGTGTGATCCTGCATTTGGACGTGGgtgatgaggtgtgtgtgcagctggacGGAGGAAAGGTCCACGGAGggaacacaaacaaatacaGCACCTTCTCCGGCTTCCTCATCTACCCCGACTGA